The following DNA comes from Fusarium verticillioides 7600 chromosome 9, whole genome shotgun sequence.
TGAGCATCCACTTGTTCTTTGAGTTGAAGGGGACTTCGAAGATACGAGGGACTGTCTTGCGGAAGCTATCGCCTGAAGGACCATAGGCTGCGAAGCGGAAGACAGCGCTGTCGGTGGCGTTGCCTTGGATGGTGCGTTCGTGAAGGGGTAGATGGTTGGTGGTAGGGTCGAAGGATGCATCGTTGCAGAGAAGGGCCGCACGTTGAAGAGCAGTAGCAGGTTCACTGACTTTGTCACCGTGGAGCAAGTGTTGGAACTCATCCGAAGAGTCAAACTGCTTGTCCACAAAGGCAACTGAGCTGACAAACATCTGGTTCTGTGTGAGAGTACCTGTCTTGTCGGAGCAGATGACGTTCACACAACCGAGTGTCTCGACAGTTGATAGACCCTTGGGCAAGACATTGACTGCCTTCATGTGACGAGCGACCATCATCAGTGTAAGGGCGACAGCAACGGGCATACCCTCTGGGATGAAGGCGACGACACATGCCATGACGTTGACGAGCATGGCTGGGACACTCATGTAGGCGTGATGATCAACGCGAAGCCAGCCGACCCAAGTGAGGAGGATAGCAagggcgaggatgatggtCATGCAGACGATGATCATGACGAAACGAGTGATCTCGCGCTGGATGAGAGCAGCTGAGTCCTTGACGCCAGAGGTTGAAGTAGCGATGCGACCCATGACTGTACGACCTCCAGTGAGGatgacaacaccaacaccgtTACCGTTCATAACGGTCGTACCCATGAAGGCAATGTTGCGACTCTCAAGGAAGTTGGCATCCGTGGCATCAACAGCACCCTCGATCTCATCAGACTCTCCAGTGAGGACCGATCGATCAAAGCGAATGTCACCAGAGTGGCTAACAATTCGGAGATCAGCTGGAACCTTGtcgccaaccttgagatgaacaacatcaccagccacaAGCCCAATAGTAGgcaagctcttgagctcaccaTCACGCTTGACCATTGCAAAAGAAGGTAGCAAGTCGAGAATGGCGTTCATGGTCTTGGCTGTAGACCAGTCCTGGAAGGCGGAGAAGCCAgcctggaggaagatgacgatgaggatgaggacggcGAGGGATAGATTTTGGTTCGAGGGGGGGTTGCTGAGGGGCTGCCAGCacagaaagaagatgatggcgccGACCCAGAGAACCGAACAgaagccaccaaagatgTACTTTAGCGTTCGCTTGATGTAGTTCGTCTTGGGATGAGGCAGCGTATTCTTTCCATCGCGCTCAAGACGCGTCGCGGCCGAACTCTCAGACAGACCAGCGCCGACATCTACATTGAGCTGCTGACACAACTGCTCCGTCTGAAGTTCATGGTACTGCAGTTTCGAGAAATAATCTTCGTCTGTCTTTTGTCCACCCGCTGCTTTGGATTCTTCCGTGGGCTCGGTCTGTTTCGCCTCGGTGACCTGGATGGACAAGGTGCGGTATTCGATCTGAACGCCAGAGTAGGGGGATGTAGGATGGATACGGCTTCGTGAGCTGGAGTGTGAGCGGCGGCGGGATAGGGAGCGCGAGAGCGTGCGGCCGAGGCGGTGTGCATCGTGGTCTTCACGGCCGCGCTCAGGACCGTCTTGGAAGGTGATGCGTTGGATCTGAGCTTCAGGATCAGACTCCTTGGTCCCACGGATGTCAGGATCAGACATGTTGAGCAGAAGACTTCACGAGGAAGCGTCAAAAGGGCGGGGAGAAAGatgcagagagagagaagcagtgtgagaagatgaaaggAATTCCAGGTATGAGGCACAGCTACGAGTGGTATTAatacagaaccaacagcgAGGTCTAGACAATTCTACAGCCCGTGATCATCTCCTGCGAGGCCTCTTCGCAATAAGAGAGTATCCATcgaaaaaacaaaaacaagcGCTCGTAAAATACCGCAGTTCTGGTGCTGAAACGTGGTGAGTTGTAGTAGTAAGTGAGGCTCTACAAGAGGTGTACATGCTCCGCCAGCGATAATATCGTGTGGTTGACGGTAGGCGCTGGTATGGGACTACAAGCCGGGGGGCACTGACGGGCGCAAAAAGGGGAGACGGGGGTGGACCGTGGAAATGAGTGCCGTAGGTAGGTTAGCTCAGTAGTGCATGTAGTCTGTGATATCACTACAGCGTGGGGACTCAGCCCCGACTCCACAGTATCTTGGTGTGTGCAGGACTGCAGGTATTTGGCTCATATTGTTCTGCACAAGCTGGGACTTGCAATGATGAGGGGGAGACctaagaaaaaaaaagggatCTGGCCTGGCTGACGTGGGTG
Coding sequences within:
- a CDS encoding sodium/potassium-transporting ATPase subunit alpha; translation: MSDPDIRGTKESDPEAQIQRITFQDGPERGREDHDAHRLGRTLSRSLSRRRSHSSSRSRIHPTSPYSGVQIEYRTLSIQVTEAKQTEPTEESKAAGGQKTDEDYFSKLQYHELQTEQLCQQLNVDVGAGLSESSAATRLERDGKNTLPHPKTNYIKRTLKYIFGGFCSVLWVGAIIFFLCWQPLSNPPSNQNLSLAVLILIVIFLQAGFSAFQDWSTAKTMNAILDLLPSFAMVKRDGELKSLPTIGLVAGDVVHLKVGDKVPADLRIVSHSGDIRFDRSVLTGESDEIEGAVDATDANFLESRNIAFMGTTVMNGNGVGVVILTGGRTVMGRIATSTSGVKDSAALIQREITRFVMIIVCMTIILALAILLTWVGWLRVDHHAYMSVPAMLVNVMACVVAFIPEGMPVAVALTLMMVARHMKAVNVLPKGLSTVETLGCVNVICSDKTGTLTQNQMFVSSVAFVDKQFDSSDEFQHLLHGDKVSEPATALQRAALLCNDASFDPTTNHLPLHERTIQGNATDSAVFRFAAYGPSGDSFRKTVPRIFEVPFNSKNKWMLTVFQSDDERGAYRVIIKGAPDILLAGCTKYWSAESNSVETLTRDARIKFQEIQDDASRRAERVIVLCEKFITPRAVAGTNSFSDEITHSAIQDLTVVGMLGIIDPHRPEIPATVEQCRRAGTRFFMVTGDYALTAAAIARNTGIFSCQQDPDTIDSLYTGNQITESEKPKRKARKGDRAEIIKRSLLLEGANLSRLSQEDWDVVCAYEEIVFARTTPEQKLRIVTELRERDNVVAVTGDGVNDAPALRAADVGVAIVTGSDVAIEASDLVLLDRFDSIIDAMRLGRLVFQNLQKVISYLLPAGSWSEIWPVILNVWFGVPLPLSAFLMIIICVFTDLFLSLSLIMEKEEFDLLSLPPRNHKRDHLINRKIYTQAYLFTGFMETITAHAMFFFYMWKYAKMPVSELFFLFEGYTEGYRGYTAAELTKFNNTGQCVYFVTLVFLQWGNILAVRNRRLSIFQASPLSKAHRNPWLILSMLISLCIAIFVTEVPGIQNLFDTESVPIEFWLIPIPLGLGILLVDEIRKFIVRTYPKSFLARIAW